CTCGATGTTCTATTTCATCTTTAGAGATTTTTTCAGGGGTATCAGCCGCCTGCTGCAAGACCTCATCAGGGAAATCGATTGGAATGCCATTTTTATGGATAATAGAAAGAATATCGATCCCAGGGTCATTTTTATGCCCGAGAATTTCAACAACCTTTCCCTCTGCACTCATGCGTCGTTCCGGATAGCTCGTCAATTCAACAACGACTTTATGACCTTCAACCGCGCCAGCTGATTGTTCTTTAGGAATAAAGATATCCGTGGAGATTTTCTTATTGTCTGGTTCGACAAATCCAAAGCCCTTGCTGGCGACATATGTGCCGACGACGCGTGTAATCCCACGCGTTAGAATTCGGACAACGGTCCCTTCGCGGTTGTTTTTTGTTTCGCGTGAACTAAGCCTTACGAGCACCTCATCGCCATGCATAGCACTCTTTAAATCGGTTGGCGGAATAAAAACATCCTCTTCGCCATCATCAGTCACTAAAAAGGCGAAGCCGCGTGCGTGCGCGCTGATGATGCCTTTCACTAAATTCATTTTTTCTGGAAGCCCGTATCGATGACTCCTCGTTCTTACGACAAGGCCTCTATTTTCAAGATCGACAAGGGCTTGAACAAATGTTTTAAACGATTCTGCATCGTCTATTTCAAACGCTTCTTCAAGCTCCTTGACTGTTAATGGCTTATAAGCCTCTTCTTCCATAAATTGCAGCAGTGATTGCTGATAGGTTTGATCATCGTTCGACATCGTTAACTACTCCTTTGCCGGATTTAACATCCGTCAATTGCTTGTTTTACTTTAGCTTTCCCAATTCAGCCCTTGAAGAAACGCATAAATATCTTCATGGAGCTGATCTTTTTCCGGACCGAACGTGATCGCATGCCCTGATTTTTCATACCATTGCAAGTGCTTCTCTTCTGAGGAAATGTTTTTATATATCATCGTCGCCGAATCAGTGTTAATCATTTTATCTAAGCGTCCCTGGGCGATCATCGTTGGAGCATACACCAAATCCAGTTGTTCTCCAATTCCATCGATCAGCTTCTTTGAGCGTTCAAGGACGGTAAATGGCTCTTTTTCCAGTGCACTAAGCTCCTCAGCCACTTGCTCTTCATTCTTTCCTTCCAACTGTTTGATTTCCTTGGCACGCGCCATCATCCCCGCCTTTAAGCGGTCCTGATGATCTGCGATTGTAGGGGCACACATTGGAATGGCACCGACGACCTCGGCTTCAGTAGCTAATTTTAATGAAAAAACTCCACCTAATGACAAGCCACAGACGGCAATCTTGGAGTGTCCAAGGCTTTTTAAATGCTCATAACCTTTTAAAACATCATCCCACCAATCTTCTGGGCCGGTATGTAATAATTCTTCAATTGGCACGCCATGACCTGCATAAATGGGGGCATGACACGTATAACCATTTTTCTCTAAAAAACGTCCAAGCATGCGCACATCACCGGAATGTCCTGTAAATCCATGCAGCAACAAAACCGCTCGATCTCCACCTTGAAAAGTAAATGGCTTCGGTTGTACGACTTTCATTATATTAATCGCTCCTCAATTGTATTAAATCTGCACAAAAATAAAACAGCGAGCAGCAGCTGCCACTCCCTGTTTAGTTTATCTTACACATTAAAATAAGCAACCGCAATCGTAAGTATGAAAAACAAAACTGCAAAAACAATCGTCAATTTATGCAGTATGGCCTCCATGCCACGTGCTTTCTGCTTACCGAACAATTGCTCCGCACCACCAGAAATGGCCCCTGAAAGACCAGAGCTTTTTCCAGGCTGTAAAAGTACAAGCGCAATAATCGCGATACTCACGACCACTAGCAATGAAACGACTAGAGCATGCATATGAGTGAACCTCCTAATGTCCCGCCAGTTTTCTAAAACAAATGTATCATAAGTTCGTTTCGAGAACAAGCACAGCTTGTTCTGACGACCGTCCATCCCTGGCTTACAAATTGAAAGCCCCTCGTAATAGAGGGGCTTCTACGACATTATTTTTTAATGTTGTAAAACGCGTCAATGCCTGCGTAGCGACTTGTAAAGGCAAGATGATCCTCGATACGAAGGAGCTGGTTGTATTTGGCAACGCGATCCGTTCTCGAAGGTGCACCTGTCTTAATTTGTCCAGCATTTGTTGCAACGGCAATGTCAGCGATTGTGCTGTCCTCGGTTTCACCGGAACGGTGAGAAATGACAGCCGTGTAGCCAGCACGTTTTGCCATTTCAATTGCGTCAAAGGTTTCTGTTAACGTACCGATCTGATTCACTTTAATTAAGATCGAGTTTCCAATCCCTTTCTCGATTCCTTCAGAGAGCTTTTCTGTGTTTGTTACGAACAAGTCGTCACCGACAAGCTGTACTTTTTCACCGAGACGCTCTGTTAAAAGCTTGAAGCCATCCCAGTCGTTTTCGTCTAAGCCATCTTCAATCGAAATAATAGGGTACTTCTCACATAGAGAAGCGAGGTAATCGACCATTTCCGCTGACGTTTTCGATACGCCTTCACCGGATAGCTGGTACTTGCCGTCTTTATACATTTCTGAAGCGGCAACGTCCATAGCAAGGTAAATTTGTTCGCCAGGTGTATAACCGGCTTTCTCAACAGCTTCAATGATGGTTTGCAATGCTTCTTCATTGGAACCGAGGTTAGGAGCAAACCCACCTTCATCACCTACAGCTGTGTTGTAACCTTTTTCTTTAAGAACACCTTTTAAGGCGTGGAAGATTTCAGCGCCCATTTGCAATCCGTGCTTAAAGCTTTCAGCACCGACAGGCATGACCATAAACTCTTGAATGTCTACGTTGTTGTCAGCGTGCTCTCCGCCATTAATGATGTTCATCATTGGCACAGGCAGTGTTTTTGCGTTGAATCCTCCAAGGTATTGATACAACGGAATTTCAAGGAAATCGGCAGCGGCATGAGCAGCAGCCATTGAAACGCCAAGAATTGCGTTAGCACCAAGATTTCCTTTGTTATCTGTTCCATCAAGGTCGATTAATGCTTCGTCAATTGCTACTTGGTCTAATACGTCAAAGCCTGCAAGCTCTGGAGCAATTTTTTCGTTAACGTTGCTGACGGCTTTTAGAACACCTTTACCAAGGAAACGATCTTTATCGCCATCACGCAATTCAACGGCTTCATATTCACCAGTGGAAGCGCCGCTTGGTACGAGGGCGCGTCCAAAAGCACCAGATTCTGTATGCACTTCTACTTCAACGGTTGGGTTACCGCGCGAGTCAAGTACCTCGCGAGCAAATACATCAATAATTAAGGACATCTGTGTCCCTCCTCTTTATCATAAGTTTCATGTGTATTCAGAAGTGTTGCTGACGGCTGAAAAGGTCAGGAGCGTCCTCCGACGTTTTTCCGTTAGCATTCACTTCTTAACTTTCGTTCTGAATCAAGGATTCTCCTGTCATTTCTTTCGGTTTTTCGATTCCCATCACTTCAAGCATCGTTGGCATTAAGTCACCAAGCTTACCGCCTTCTTTTAAGGTGTGGTTTGCTTGAGTCAAAATAAGAGGCACTGGATTCGTCGTATGAGCTGTCATCGGCTGATCGTCAACCGTGATGACCTCATCAGAATTTCCATGATCCGCTGTGATCAGCGCCACACCATCTTTTTCGACAATTTTATCAACGACTTCACCAAGACATTCGTCAACAGCTTCAACCGCTTTGATCGTCGGCTCTAATTTACCTGAGTGACCGACCATGTCTGGATTAGCAAAGTTTAAGATAATCGCATCGAACTCATCACGATCCAGCGCTTCTAAAAGTGCATCCTTAACCTCATATGCACTCATTTCCGGCTTTAGATCGTACGTAGCCACTTGTGGTGAATCGATTAAAATTCTTTCTTCGCCTTCAAACGGTGCTTCTCTGCCACCACTGAAGAAGAAAGTCACGTGCGGATACTTTTCAGTCTCAGCGATACGAAGCTGCTTCTTCCCTGCCTGAGAAAGCACTTCTCCCATCGTATTGTCCAAATTCACCGGTTTAAAGGCAACATAGCCGTCAACCGTTTCACTGAATTGGGTGAGACAAACGAAATAGAGATTCTTTGGCGCTGCCTCGCCTCGGTCAAATTCACGAAAATCTTCATTCGTAAAGGCGCGTGAAATCTGAATGGCGCGGTCCGGCCGAAAGTTGTAGAAAATGACGGCATCATCGTCTTGAATCGTCGCTGTCGGCTCTCCATCCTTCGTGATGACAGAAGGAAGGACAAACTCATCATAAATCTCTTGTTCATAATGATCTTTAACGCACGCTTCAGCGGATTCATAGGCAGGACCTTCGCCATACACCATCGAACGATACGATTTCTCAACGCGATCCCAGCGATTATCTCGATCCATAGCGTAATAACGTCCTGAGATCGTAGCGATTTCGCCAACACCATACTCAGCCATTTTTTCCTTCAGCTCAGCAATAAACTTTTCTGCCGACTGCGGTGCTACATCACGACCGTCGAGGAAGCCATGAATATAGATTTTTTTCAAGCCCTTTTCACTAGCATATTTTAAGATCGCATAGAGGTGGTGAATGTGGCTATGAATACCTCCATCAGACAACAAACCAAAAATATGAAGCGCGCGGCTGTCTTTTTCAAGCACGTGGTTAACCGCACCTTGAATGGTCTCATTCTCGTAGAAGTCGCCTTCCCGAATCGACTTGTTCACCCGAGTCAAGCTCTGATAAACGATTCGTCCTGCACCGATATTCAAGTGACCAACCTCAGAGTTCCCCATTTGGCCATCCGGTAATCCAACGGCTTCACCGCAGGCGGTTAACGTCGTATGAGGATAGTTTGACCAATAACGGTCAAAATTGGGCTTTTTCGCCTGAGCGACAGCATTCCCTTTGACCTCATCTCGACAAGCAAAGCCGTCCAGGATGATTAGCGCCACTGGTTTTTTAGCCATTGGAGGACGCCTCCAACAAGGCAATAAACGAATCTTGTTCAAGGCTAGCGCCGCCTACGAGGGCACCGTCAATGTCGGAGGCAGCCATATATTCTGCAATGTTACCTGGCTTGACGCTACCTCCGTACTGAATGCGTAGCTTTTCTGAGGCCTCTTGACCGAATTGGTCGAGAACAACGTGACGAATCGCAGTGCATACCTCGTTGGCATCATCAGCAGTTGACGATTTCCCTGTACCAATCGCCCAAATCGGCTCATATGCGATGACAACTTGCTCTGCTTGCTCAGGAGTCAATCCTTCAAGCGCCTTCATCACTTGATCTTCGACGATGTCGTTCGTTTCGCCTGCTTCACGCTGCTCAAGCGTTTCACCTACACATACGATAGGTGTCAACTCATGCTTAAAGGCAGCATGGACTTTTTGGTTTACTGTTTCGTCTGTTTCAGCAAACATTTCTCTACGCTCAGAGTGACCGATGATCACGTATGTAACCCCTGCATCCTTCAAGGCGAGTGGACTTACTTCGCCTGTAAATGCCCCAGAGTCTTCAAAGTGCATCGTCTGAGCACCGATGTGAACAGTGCTGTTTTTCGTCTCTTCTACAAGGGCTGGAAGAAATAAGCTTGGTGAACATACAACTGCATCAACTTTTTCTTCGCTAGGCAGACGGTCTTTGATCGCTCCAATAAAATCAATTGACTCTTGTAATGTTTTATTCATCTTCCAGTTTCCTGCAATAATCGGTTTACGCATGCGCACTCACCTTCCTTTACTTATCGTTTAAAACTGAAACTCCTGGTAATTCTTTACCTTCCATAAACTCAAGCGAAGCGCCTCCACCTGTTGAGATGTGATCCATCTCCTCGGCTAAACCAAATTTTTCAACGGCTGCGGCTGAGTCACCACCACCGATAATCGTATACCCAGGTGCTGCGGCCATCGCTTCAGCGACTGCTCTCGTTCCGTTTGAGAACGTCTCCATTTCAAAAACACCCATTGGTCCATTCCAGATAATTAACTCTGATTTTGAAATGATATCGCTATAAAGCGCGCACGTTTCTTTACCGATATCCATCGCTTCCCAATCAGAAGGAATGTTATCAATTGAGACCAATTGCGTGTTTGCATCATTAGAGAAGTCGTCGCCTACTAAAGCATCCTTCGGCATATAGAAGTTGACACCATTTTTCTTTGCTTTCTCCATAAAGGATTTGGCAAGGTCAATTTTATCTTCTTCTAACAGTGATTTACCAATTTCGTGACCTAAAGCTTTCACGAAGGTATATGCTAAACCACCGCCGATGATTAGATTATCTACCTTGTCAAGCAAATGGTCAATGACGCCGATTTTGTCACGTACCTTTGCTCCACCGATAATCGCTGTAAATGGACGGTCTGGCTGCTGTAAAGCACTGCCTAGAACTTCCAATTCTTTTTCCATTAAGAAGCCTGCACACGCTGGCAAATATTCTGCCATCCCAACCGTCGATGCGTGAGCACGGTGAGCGGTACCGAATGCATCATTCACATAAACGTCTGCTAAATCAGCAAAAGCTTTGGCTAAGGCTTCATCATTTTTTTCCTCACCTGCTTCAAAGCGAACATTTTCGATCAGAAGGACATCCCCATCATTTAAGTGTTGAATGGCTTCATTGACCTCGTCACCAATCACATGATCCGTTTTGTATACAGGCTGATCTAATAAATCACTTAAACGTTTTGCAACAGGGTCCAACCGTAATTCTTCGACGACTTGACCTTTCGGACGGCCAAGGTGAGAGGCAAGGATGAGCTTTCCTCCTTGATCAAGAATGTACTGAATGGTAGGAAGCGCTGCACGAATACGCGTATCATCACTTACTGTACCTTCATTCAAAGGGACATTAAAATCAACTCGGCAAAATACGACCTTGCCTTGTAGCTGGATATCCTTTACGGACATTTTTCCCATTGTGTTCGTACCTCCTTTTTTCAAATCAACTTTTACATAGGAGAAAAGGGAAGGTCATTAAAAGTTTGACGGACAGTCCCGCCCTCTTCGTTGCCTCCCCTCATTTAATAAATTACAATCCTTTTGCAGCGATATATGCAGCAAGGTCAACGACACGGTGTGAATAACCGGATTCGTTGTCGTACCAAGAAATGACTTTAACCATTTGGTCTTCCATGACCATTGTAGATAGTGCATCAATTGTAGAAGATGCCGCGCTACCATTGTAGTCTTTAGAAACGAGTGGCTCATCACTGTATGCAAGTACACCTTTCAATGGGCCTTCCGCAGCTTCTTTAAATGCCGCATTCACTTCATCAACTGTTACATTTTTATCAACTTCAGCAACAAGGTCAACGAGTGATACGTTAGGTGTTGGAACACGCATCGCCATTCCGTTAAGCTTTCCGTTTAACTCAGGAAGTACGAGAGAAACCGCTTTTGCTGCACCTGTCGTCGTTGGAATGATGTTTTCAGCAGCTGCACGCGCACGACGGTAGTCTTTATGAGGCAAATCAAGAATTTGCTGATCATTTGTGTAAGAGTGAATTGTCGTCATCATGCCGCGCTTAATGCCAAATTTCTCATGGAGTACTTTTGCAAATGGAGCAAGACAGTTTGTCGTACAAGATGCATTAGAGATGACATCATGGTTTGCCGGGTCGTAATCCTCTTCGTTTACACCCATAACGACTGTAATGTCTTCTTCTTTTGCTGGAGCAGAGATAATGACTTTTTTCGCACCAGCTTCAAGGTGTTTTGCAGCATCTGCACGTTTAGTGAAAATACCAGTTGACTCAACGACGATGTCGACACCAAGTTTATCCCAGCCTAGTTGTGCAGGATCTCTTTCAGCAAGTACCTTAATCTCTTTGCCGTCAACGACAAGGTTGCCGTCTTTTGCAACTACCTCAGCTTCAAAAGTTCCGTGAACTGAGTCATATTGAAGCAAATGAGCTAACATCTCAGCATCAGTTAAATCATTTACAGCAACGATTTCGACCTCAGAATTCTTTAGTGCGGCACGAAATACATTTCGTCCAATTCGTCCAAAACCGTTAATTCCCACTTTAACTGTCATGATGTTTCCTCCTTAGAATTTTTAATATATGCATTAAAGGGATAACCCTCTAACGAACGCTTTTGCTGCACCCTCATCAGTAATTAAATGAGTGCGCTTTTGTTCCTTCATACAAGCCCGAATCGCCCTTGCCTTTGACGCGCCACCAGCAACAGCAATAATGGTTTCCACAGTGTGCAAGTCTTCGAGCTGAAGCCCGATGGTTTTCACCTTATGAATCACTTCACCATCATCGTTGTAATAAAACCCGAAAGCTTCACCGACAGCATTTTGTGCCTGGATATTTTCAAGGTCTTTAGGACTCGTTTTTCTCCGTCTTGCCATGCTTAAGGCATCCCCAATCCCGTGTACGACCATTGTCGCCGATTGAATTAAATCGAGCACTTCCTTCACGGCAGGTTCACGAACCATAGAGTCGAAAGCAGACTGACTTAACTGATCAGGAACATGAAGTAAGCGATATTCCCCTTGAGCCCGCTCCGCCATTTTGGCGCAAATGGTATTCGCTTGAATATCCACGTTTTCCCCAAGTCCACCGCGGGCAGGAACAAAAAGCTGCCGCTGACTTTTTCTGTTTTCCGGTGTCATCATCTCAGCGACTGCGGCCATCGTTGTACCACCAGTAACTGCGACAATATTGTTTGCCCCGAAAAAGCCTTTCATACACTGAACAGCTGCCCGCCCAAGCTCTTTTTTCACCCAAGGTATTTCATCACTGTCCCCAGGTACGACAACAACGCCTTCTAAATTGAGAGCCGACGCAAGCTGTGATTCCAAGTCTTTTAAACCAGAAATCTCCTTCATCGTATCCTCTAATGCAGTGATCAGAGGCTCTCCTTCTTCAGCGAGAACCATACCGTTGCTAAAAACATGAATGAGACCCTGCTCTTTTAAGAAATCTACTTCAGACCGAAGCGATCGCTCTGAGAGGCCAAGGCTCGTCGCAAGTGACCTCCGACCAATGGGCTGCATCACGCGGATGTATTGAAGAATTTGATACCTTCGTCGCAACACAAGCATCATATCTGGCAAGAGCTTTTGCTGCAGATCAACGAGCGTACGAAATTGCATGCCTTAAATCTCCTTTTTACCACCGGGTCAAAAAACGTCCCGTGTAGTCAGAATGCGTCCCAGGCGACGCAAAATGAAAGAAACAAAAAATCTTGTTTCATCCTCATTGTAGCAGTTCATACAAAGTTCGACAACTTAAACATGCAAAATGTCTGATATTTATAAATTTGATAGCGTTTCCATATAGGAATTCATGCTTATTGTTCTTTCAAAAGACGTTCGACGTCATCCCAAGATATGCTTCCTTTTGCAATGATGTGTCCATGGCTAACAAGCACGGGAATTTCCAAATGAAATTTTTCAAGCAGACGGTCATCGTCTTCAATATTGATTTTAGAAAGCTTAAATTCGTACTCTTGTTGTAGAATTGACAACATCGCTTCAGCATCTTCGCAAAGCCCGCAAGCTGGACGCGTATATAAGATGAGCTCTTTCATGTTATTCTCTCCTCATTTAACAAACTTAGCCAAGAAGTCCCCATCCTCAATAAATCGTAAAGTCATACCTCATGAGCAGGCGGGTAATGAACTGGCTTTCGGTCAAGCACTCATGTTACTTCGCCGTGAAAGTGAGAAGCTCCCGCCTTAAGCGAAGCTAAGAGACTTGAGTGGTTCACCATAGTCTCTACATCCATTTTGCTTTATACTAATAAAAGGTCCTATATTTTATTTCGTTTAAGAGGTGTTTACGGTGAATCATCAACTATTTTCTGTCGATTATTTTGTCGATAGCTTTACAGCACACGCTGAGAAACATCATGAGATGCGTACTCAGGACGCCATCAACGCATATTATCGTTCTGTCGTGTCGACGTTAGTGCAAGATCGACTAACGAAAAACTCGGAAATAATGCGCCGCTTGAGAAACTTAGACGAAGCGTACACGCAATTTTTTCAGTCCAACTAAGGATACAATACAGTGCTGCTCATGTAAAAGCTTCCCCCTGACAATATACTAAGGGGGAATGCGCTGAAAAATTATGAAATAGTTTAAATTCTATTGACAAGGAAGCAGATTTCTTATATGATAGTGGCTGTCTTGAAATTAACATGCGCTCGTAGCTCAGTTGGATAGAGCGGTGGTTTCCGGTACCACGTCTGCCGGGGGTTCGAATCCCTCCGAGCGCGTCATAAAAAGTCTTTCATTGGCAAATTTGTCGATGAAGGGCTTTTTTTATTGAACGATTGTCGGGTTGCAGTCTAACTTACCATCCGGTTACTATTGATTTATTTTGCTCACGAGTAATTTGAACAAGAATCATGCTCCTATTTCTTGTTTGCACGCACAACCATTTGAATCTGTTGAACTTCATCTCAAGAAGCGGTACGCTACGTTAGGAAATTCGCATTGAAAGAGGCGGGGGATCGTAAACGATATAAAAATTGTGAAAGCCGATGGTCATTTAGTTGGTGGCAGAGTAACTATTAGCTCTTATATCAGGTGATCGTGTAGCTTTCAATGTCGATAACAAAAAGTTTAATCCTCCTCCAGCGCTTCAACCTCA
The sequence above is drawn from the Litoribacterium kuwaitense genome and encodes:
- a CDS encoding alpha/beta hydrolase, coding for MKVVQPKPFTFQGGDRAVLLLHGFTGHSGDVRMLGRFLEKNGYTCHAPIYAGHGVPIEELLHTGPEDWWDDVLKGYEHLKSLGHSKIAVCGLSLGGVFSLKLATEAEVVGAIPMCAPTIADHQDRLKAGMMARAKEIKQLEGKNEEQVAEELSALEKEPFTVLERSKKLIDGIGEQLDLVYAPTMIAQGRLDKMINTDSATMIYKNISSEEKHLQWYEKSGHAITFGPEKDQLHEDIYAFLQGLNWES
- the secG gene encoding preprotein translocase subunit SecG yields the protein MHALVVSLLVVVSIAIIALVLLQPGKSSGLSGAISGGAEQLFGKQKARGMEAILHKLTIVFAVLFFILTIAVAYFNV
- the eno gene encoding phosphopyruvate hydratase, encoding MSLIIDVFAREVLDSRGNPTVEVEVHTESGAFGRALVPSGASTGEYEAVELRDGDKDRFLGKGVLKAVSNVNEKIAPELAGFDVLDQVAIDEALIDLDGTDNKGNLGANAILGVSMAAAHAAADFLEIPLYQYLGGFNAKTLPVPMMNIINGGEHADNNVDIQEFMVMPVGAESFKHGLQMGAEIFHALKGVLKEKGYNTAVGDEGGFAPNLGSNEEALQTIIEAVEKAGYTPGEQIYLAMDVAASEMYKDGKYQLSGEGVSKTSAEMVDYLASLCEKYPIISIEDGLDENDWDGFKLLTERLGEKVQLVGDDLFVTNTEKLSEGIEKGIGNSILIKVNQIGTLTETFDAIEMAKRAGYTAVISHRSGETEDSTIADIAVATNAGQIKTGAPSRTDRVAKYNQLLRIEDHLAFTSRYAGIDAFYNIKK
- the gpmI gene encoding 2,3-bisphosphoglycerate-independent phosphoglycerate mutase, which codes for MAKKPVALIILDGFACRDEVKGNAVAQAKKPNFDRYWSNYPHTTLTACGEAVGLPDGQMGNSEVGHLNIGAGRIVYQSLTRVNKSIREGDFYENETIQGAVNHVLEKDSRALHIFGLLSDGGIHSHIHHLYAILKYASEKGLKKIYIHGFLDGRDVAPQSAEKFIAELKEKMAEYGVGEIATISGRYYAMDRDNRWDRVEKSYRSMVYGEGPAYESAEACVKDHYEQEIYDEFVLPSVITKDGEPTATIQDDDAVIFYNFRPDRAIQISRAFTNEDFREFDRGEAAPKNLYFVCLTQFSETVDGYVAFKPVNLDNTMGEVLSQAGKKQLRIAETEKYPHVTFFFSGGREAPFEGEERILIDSPQVATYDLKPEMSAYEVKDALLEALDRDEFDAIILNFANPDMVGHSGKLEPTIKAVEAVDECLGEVVDKIVEKDGVALITADHGNSDEVITVDDQPMTAHTTNPVPLILTQANHTLKEGGKLGDLMPTMLEVMGIEKPKEMTGESLIQNES
- the tpiA gene encoding triose-phosphate isomerase, producing MRKPIIAGNWKMNKTLQESIDFIGAIKDRLPSEEKVDAVVCSPSLFLPALVEETKNSTVHIGAQTMHFEDSGAFTGEVSPLALKDAGVTYVIIGHSERREMFAETDETVNQKVHAAFKHELTPIVCVGETLEQREAGETNDIVEDQVMKALEGLTPEQAEQVVIAYEPIWAIGTGKSSTADDANEVCTAIRHVVLDQFGQEASEKLRIQYGGSVKPGNIAEYMAASDIDGALVGGASLEQDSFIALLEASSNG
- a CDS encoding phosphoglycerate kinase → MGKMSVKDIQLQGKVVFCRVDFNVPLNEGTVSDDTRIRAALPTIQYILDQGGKLILASHLGRPKGQVVEELRLDPVAKRLSDLLDQPVYKTDHVIGDEVNEAIQHLNDGDVLLIENVRFEAGEEKNDEALAKAFADLADVYVNDAFGTAHRAHASTVGMAEYLPACAGFLMEKELEVLGSALQQPDRPFTAIIGGAKVRDKIGVIDHLLDKVDNLIIGGGLAYTFVKALGHEIGKSLLEEDKIDLAKSFMEKAKKNGVNFYMPKDALVGDDFSNDANTQLVSIDNIPSDWEAMDIGKETCALYSDIISKSELIIWNGPMGVFEMETFSNGTRAVAEAMAAAPGYTIIGGGDSAAAVEKFGLAEEMDHISTGGGASLEFMEGKELPGVSVLNDK
- the gap gene encoding type I glyceraldehyde-3-phosphate dehydrogenase, translating into MTVKVGINGFGRIGRNVFRAALKNSEVEIVAVNDLTDAEMLAHLLQYDSVHGTFEAEVVAKDGNLVVDGKEIKVLAERDPAQLGWDKLGVDIVVESTGIFTKRADAAKHLEAGAKKVIISAPAKEEDITVVMGVNEEDYDPANHDVISNASCTTNCLAPFAKVLHEKFGIKRGMMTTIHSYTNDQQILDLPHKDYRRARAAAENIIPTTTGAAKAVSLVLPELNGKLNGMAMRVPTPNVSLVDLVAEVDKNVTVDEVNAAFKEAAEGPLKGVLAYSDEPLVSKDYNGSAASSTIDALSTMVMEDQMVKVISWYDNESGYSHRVVDLAAYIAAKGL
- a CDS encoding sugar-binding transcriptional regulator; the protein is MQFRTLVDLQQKLLPDMMLVLRRRYQILQYIRVMQPIGRRSLATSLGLSERSLRSEVDFLKEQGLIHVFSNGMVLAEEGEPLITALEDTMKEISGLKDLESQLASALNLEGVVVVPGDSDEIPWVKKELGRAAVQCMKGFFGANNIVAVTGGTTMAAVAEMMTPENRKSQRQLFVPARGGLGENVDIQANTICAKMAERAQGEYRLLHVPDQLSQSAFDSMVREPAVKEVLDLIQSATMVVHGIGDALSMARRRKTSPKDLENIQAQNAVGEAFGFYYNDDGEVIHKVKTIGLQLEDLHTVETIIAVAGGASKARAIRACMKEQKRTHLITDEGAAKAFVRGLSL
- a CDS encoding glutaredoxin family protein is translated as MKELILYTRPACGLCEDAEAMLSILQQEYEFKLSKINIEDDDRLLEKFHLEIPVLVSHGHIIAKGSISWDDVERLLKEQ
- the yvfG gene encoding protein YvfG, whose product is MNHQLFSVDYFVDSFTAHAEKHHEMRTQDAINAYYRSVVSTLVQDRLTKNSEIMRRLRNLDEAYTQFFQSN